TCGTATTGTTCTCATGCACGATGCAACTGGCATCGATAGGCGAATCTCGCCTGACTGCTTCTATAGCAGGCGTGCGATCCCTTGGCAGACCAGAGGATTGGATGGCATGGTGGGAGCGTTATTCTCCAGCTTGACCAAATCGCGAAGGATATTCCTGACGGAGGATATCGCTCATAAGCTCGACAGTTCTGACGAGTCGCTCTTCTGCATATCCGGTAAATCCGAGAAGCAATGCGCCGCGTTCGTGCGGGCGCAAGCAATAGTGGGACAACGGCGGAGCCATGATTCCATGCTCGGCAAGTAGTGTTGTCACCGAAACATCGGAGATCCCCGGCGGCAGCCAACCCAGGACATGCATGCCTGCATCATTGGCGCCTATCTCCATGAACCCTTCCAGGTTCGCTTTGATCGCGTTCTGTAAGGTTTGCCTGCGATCGGAGTAAAGTGTCCGCATTTTGCGAATGTGTTGGTCGAAATATCCCTCTTTAAGAAAGTCAGATAGGACCGCCTGATCAAAATAAGAGGGGCCGCGATCGACCAAAGAACGTTCGGCTTGGAACGCCTCTAAGAGCGATGGAGGGAGTACTAGATATCCAAGCCGCAATGCAGGAGAAAAGACCTTGCTAAACGTTCCCAGGTAAAGAACTCGCCCCAATTCATCGAGGCCTTGCAGCGCTGTTGAGGGGCGCCCAGCGTAGCGATATTCGCTGATGTAATCATCTTCGATAATGCATCCGTTCTCACGGTTCGCCCATTCCAGCATTTCCAGTCTTCGCGACAAACTCATCACGGCGCCAAGTGGGTATTGATGCGAAGGAGTGACATACGCCAGGCGAGCGTTGGGATTGGCTCGGCGAGCCGCTTCGAGATTAAATCCCTCGGCATCGATGGGGACCGGAATCAGGGTTGCGCCGGCGGCGGAAAGAGAAAACTGCGCGCGCAGATATCCAGGATCTTCGATCCAAACTGGATCGCCAGGATCAATCAGAACTTGGGCAATCAGAGCAAGCGCATGCTGCGTACTAGAAACGACAACGACTTGATCCGCTTCGCAGTGGACGTCGCGTGACACGCGCAAATGGCGGGCAATTTCTTCACGAAGCGGTCGGAACCCAAACGGTTCGTTCTGTACGAGACTACTCGACGACATGGATCGCCAGCGGCGGGAAGTTAACCGACGCCAGATAGCGATCGGAAACGTCTCTAGTGCAGAAACGCCAGGTCGAAATGGATGCGGTTGATCGACCAACTGGCGACGCATCTGATACTGTCCCAGCATTTGCTGTCCACGTTTCGACAGTTCGATGGGGCGTCGATCCTTGGGAGGCAGGTCTTTCTTGGTGGGCAGCTTTCCATCCACACGTAGGAAACGATCTGGTTGAAGCTCGCAGGTGAACGTGCCTGAACCCATCTGCGATTGAAGATAACCTTCGGCGGTCAGATTTTCGAACGCCAACACGACCGTCGAGCGAGAAACTGACCACATTTCCGCCAATGCGCGGGTGGACGGCAGCTTTGTTTGCGGTGCGATCCGCCCACTTAGGATTGCGTCTCGGATACCAAAGTAAATCTGAACATGGAGCGGATGATGGGAATCATTGTCGAGCGACAACGAGAGTTGGCTGGGTACGAACATGGAATAGCCTTTTGAGGAAAGCCGAACGCCGTTAGCCAAGCGAAGAATCGATCGCGAACGATAATTGGTATGGTCAACTATCTCTGAATTGGCACTTGAGACAAAACCAGTACAGTTTAACCTTACATTCACGGGTCGCACAAACCAAGTTCGTTTTCACGTTGGCGACTCCAGTTCAAGAGACTGCGGCCA
The nucleotide sequence above comes from Blastopirellula sp. J2-11. Encoded proteins:
- a CDS encoding PLP-dependent aminotransferase family protein gives rise to the protein MFVPSQLSLSLDNDSHHPLHVQIYFGIRDAILSGRIAPQTKLPSTRALAEMWSVSRSTVVLAFENLTAEGYLQSQMGSGTFTCELQPDRFLRVDGKLPTKKDLPPKDRRPIELSKRGQQMLGQYQMRRQLVDQPHPFRPGVSALETFPIAIWRRLTSRRWRSMSSSSLVQNEPFGFRPLREEIARHLRVSRDVHCEADQVVVVSSTQHALALIAQVLIDPGDPVWIEDPGYLRAQFSLSAAGATLIPVPIDAEGFNLEAARRANPNARLAYVTPSHQYPLGAVMSLSRRLEMLEWANRENGCIIEDDYISEYRYAGRPSTALQGLDELGRVLYLGTFSKVFSPALRLGYLVLPPSLLEAFQAERSLVDRGPSYFDQAVLSDFLKEGYFDQHIRKMRTLYSDRRQTLQNAIKANLEGFMEIGANDAGMHVLGWLPPGISDVSVTTLLAEHGIMAPPLSHYCLRPHERGALLLGFTGYAEERLVRTVELMSDILRQEYPSRFGQAGE